In Phocoena phocoena chromosome 12, mPhoPho1.1, whole genome shotgun sequence, the following proteins share a genomic window:
- the HMGN3 gene encoding high mobility group nucleosome-binding domain-containing protein 3, giving the protein MPKRKSPENPEGKDGSKVTKQEPTRRSARLSAKPAPPKPEPKPRKTSAKKELATKVNKGAKGEKEEKQEAGKEGTAPSENGDTKAEEAQKTESVNEGE; this is encoded by the exons ATGCCGAAGAGAAAG tcTCCAGAAAATCCAGAGGGCAAGGATGGCTCCAAAGTAACTAAACAGGAG CCCACCAGACGGTCTGCCAGGTTGTCGGCG AAACCAGCTCCACCAAAACCTGAACCTAAACCAAGAAAAACATCTGCTAAG AAAGAACTGGCAACAAAGGTTAACAAAGGTGCgaaaggggagaaggaggaaaagcaaGAAGCTGGAAAGGAAGGTACTGCACCATCTGAAAACGGTGACACTAAAGCTGAAGAG GCACAGAAAACTGAATCTGTAAACGAGGGAGAATGA